Proteins from a single region of Helicobacter sp. 'house sparrow 1':
- a CDS encoding TrkH family potassium uptake protein gives MDKQSAKFLLFAYIIIIFLGTLILLLPQMHSKDLNFIDALFMVTSAISSTGLVVKSVFSDFTFLGQIFLLFLIQVGGLGYMIIASFIYIFFKNSFVKNKILKSNIDLTFKDDLSLVLKNMIILVLLIEFFGALILFLFFYPMMGFLNALWAGIFHSISAFNNAGFSVFQGGMLPYVHHYGVNLTISILVILGGLGYFVLLEIFHLIKRKNLSIHTKIVIIGTISLILISWIFFFLLEYHNQDSLESFDFQEKLLASFFTIINYRTSGFNTLDLSMIRDTSLFFASLFMIIGGSPAGTAGGIKITTIVVVILYIYWSIKGEERVIVFRREIEKEIVYQAYLIIMLTFFVLIISLMVLSFLEDGNQRGFLALLFEVCSAFSTTGLSVGNGDDLSLSALFGDSGKMLIIFLMIMGKIGALAFLIGFFRQQKQSRISYVQTKILL, from the coding sequence TTGGATAAACAAAGTGCTAAGTTTTTATTATTTGCTTACATTATTATCATTTTTCTTGGAACTTTGATTTTATTATTACCCCAGATGCATTCTAAGGATTTAAACTTTATTGATGCATTATTTATGGTTACATCAGCAATTAGCTCTACGGGTTTGGTGGTTAAAAGTGTTTTTAGTGATTTTACATTTTTAGGGCAGATATTTTTACTCTTTTTAATACAAGTTGGCGGACTTGGGTATATGATTATTGCGAGTTTTATTTATATTTTTTTTAAAAATTCTTTTGTGAAAAACAAAATTTTAAAAAGCAATATAGATTTGACATTTAAAGATGATCTCTCATTGGTATTAAAAAATATGATTATTTTAGTTTTACTTATAGAGTTTTTTGGAGCATTGATTCTATTTTTATTTTTTTATCCAATGATGGGTTTTTTAAATGCATTATGGGCAGGGATTTTTCATAGCATTTCTGCTTTTAATAATGCTGGTTTTTCGGTTTTTCAAGGTGGGATGTTGCCTTATGTCCATCATTATGGAGTCAATTTGACAATTAGCATATTAGTAATTCTTGGAGGATTGGGGTATTTTGTGCTGCTAGAAATTTTCCATTTAATTAAAAGAAAAAATTTATCTATTCATACCAAGATTGTGATAATTGGAACAATAAGTTTGATATTAATTTCTTGGATTTTCTTTTTCCTACTTGAATATCATAACCAAGATTCCTTAGAGAGTTTTGATTTTCAAGAAAAACTTCTTGCATCATTTTTTACAATTATTAATTATCGTACCTCGGGTTTTAATACATTGGATTTAAGTATGATTCGAGACACTTCTTTATTTTTTGCATCCTTATTTATGATAATTGGAGGATCTCCTGCTGGAACTGCTGGAGGCATAAAAATCACGACTATAGTGGTAGTGATTTTATATATTTATTGGAGTATTAAGGGTGAGGAGAGGGTAATAGTTTTTAGAAGAGAAATAGAAAAAGAAATTGTTTATCAAGCTTACTTAATTATCATGCTTACTTTTTTTGTACTCATTATCAGTTTAATGGTGCTAAGTTTTCTTGAAGATGGAAATCAAAGAGGGTTTTTAGCGTTATTATTTGAGGTTTGTTCTGCCTTTAGCACAACTGGTCTTTCTGTTGGTAATGGTGATGATTTAAGTCTTTCTGCATTATTTGGAGATTCTGGAAAAATGCTAATTATTTTTTTAATGATTATGGGCAAAATAGGAGCTTTGGCTTTTTTGATCGGCTTTTTTAGACAACAAAAACAAAGCAGAATTTCTTATGTCCAAACAAAGATTTTGCTTTAA
- a CDS encoding ABC transporter permease: MHKKLISFLLFRYLRYDKTQPFITITALLAFFGVAIGVMVLIIAMAIMNGMSKEFEKKLFVMNYPLNIFATSARGISVDVINALEQRFPHLIFSPYLQMQVVARSGNEMSAGIIFGIDLERETRINEVLFKAVENNDLIEFKKQRFPLIVGNALSEKFFLQKNDKLTLFFTKLEPTGLVLSPVMKRFDVKAIFDSGLRAYDIGYLYTNLEALSKIRNMPAGIFDGIHIYSPKPMEDINEIKKALGDIPHHGLGIEGWWQQNGNFFAAMALEKRALFIVLMLIILIASLNIISSLLMVIMNRRKEIALLLSMGMSSSEIKKTFFYLGIFVGIGGIILGVCLAFLGMYILDAFPIISLPADVYGITKLPLDLSLLDFLLTVFGAVLVVGLASYYPAKKASQINALYVLRNE, translated from the coding sequence ATGCATAAAAAACTTATCAGCTTTTTACTTTTTAGATATTTACGTTATGACAAAACACAACCCTTTATTACCATTACCGCACTACTAGCCTTTTTTGGTGTGGCTATTGGTGTGATGGTTTTGATTATAGCAATGGCTATTATGAATGGTATGAGCAAAGAGTTTGAAAAAAAACTCTTTGTAATGAATTATCCACTCAATATTTTTGCAACATCTGCTAGAGGCATATCTGTTGATGTCATAAATGCCTTAGAGCAAAGATTTCCTCATCTAATTTTTAGTCCTTATTTGCAAATGCAAGTTGTTGCCAGAAGTGGTAATGAGATGTCTGCAGGTATTATTTTTGGTATAGATTTAGAACGTGAGACGCGAATTAATGAGGTGCTTTTTAAGGCCGTTGAGAATAATGATTTAATAGAATTTAAAAAGCAGAGATTCCCTCTAATAGTGGGTAATGCACTTTCTGAAAAGTTTTTTTTGCAGAAAAATGATAAATTAACACTCTTTTTTACAAAGTTGGAACCAACGGGATTAGTTTTAAGCCCTGTAATGAAAAGATTTGATGTGAAAGCAATCTTTGATTCTGGGCTCAGGGCTTATGATATAGGATATTTATATACTAACCTTGAGGCGCTATCAAAGATTAGGAATATGCCTGCTGGGATCTTTGATGGGATTCATATTTATTCTCCAAAGCCTATGGAGGATATCAATGAGATCAAAAAAGCTTTGGGAGATATTCCTCATCATGGTTTGGGAATTGAAGGATGGTGGCAACAAAATGGTAACTTCTTTGCTGCAATGGCGCTAGAGAAGCGAGCATTGTTTATTGTTTTAATGCTAATTATATTAATTGCTTCTTTAAATATTATCAGCTCGCTTTTAATGGTTATTATGAATCGTAGGAAAGAGATTGCATTACTTTTAAGTATGGGAATGAGTAGCTCTGAGATTAAAAAGACATTTTTTTACTTAGGTATTTTTGTTGGCATAGGTGGTATTATTTTGGGGGTATGCCTTGCATTTTTAGGAATGTATATTCTTGATGCTTTCCCAATTATCTCTTTACCCGCAGATGTGTATGGGATCACAAAATTGCCTCTTGATTTGTCTTTATTGGACTTTTTATTGACAGTTTTTGGCGCAGTTTTGGTGGTAGGTTTGGCTTCCTATTATCCTGCTAAAAAAGCATCACAAATTAATGCACTCTATGTCTTAAGAAATGAGTAG
- the secA gene encoding preprotein translocase subunit SecA, with amino-acid sequence MIQAILGKIFGTRNDRLIKLYKKRVAYINSLEAQYEGMSDEALKESFFQLKQQVEQKGLDEVLAQSFAITREASKRILGMRHFDVQLIGGMVLHEGKIAEMKTGEGKTLVATLPVVLNALLGKGIHVVTVNDYLANRDAKLMEPLYNFLGFEVGVVTGDLKDDAQRLEVYSKDIVYGTNNEFGFDYLRDNMKYDLEQKVQKSHYFAIVDEVDSILIDEARTPLIISGPVNRQMENYQRADSVACKLKIDTDFTIDEKNRIVLLTEEGIKKAEQLFGVDNLYSLENAALSHHLDQALKANYLFFKDKDYVILNDEVVIVDEFTGRLSEGRRFSEGLHQALEAKEGVKIKEESQTLADITFQNYFRLYEKLAGMTGTAQTEATEFLQIYNLEVVSIPTNLPIQRKDLNDLVYKSEAEKFDAVVSKIVELHTKGQPVLVGTASIEKSEILHSLLQKKRIPHTVLNAKQHTKEAEIIKDAGKKGAVTIATNMAGRGVDIKLDDEIKAMGGLYIIGTERHESRRIDNQLRGRSGRQGDPGTSQFYLSLEDSLLRIFGSDKIKNIMEKLGLKNGEHIESGLVTRSVESAQKKVENLHFESRKHLLEYDDVANEQRKTVYKFRNELLDSQYDIAKRIEENRVIALTSIFSRLQIIKEDLINLDLDALIEGIKESFNYTLQKEELQDQDYNLLLEKVNEILQKNYEEKMSVLSKEQRSEIERIVYLQVLDNAWREHLYTMDNLKTGIGLRGYNQKDPLVEYKKESYNLFLELIDSVKIEAIKTLHIIQFQQEQVERQAQEIRNELNDENQISWGNTGALGEKKLARNDPCPCGSGKKYKQCHGKSGPKKGLLAKNA; translated from the coding sequence ATGATACAAGCTATTTTAGGGAAGATCTTTGGCACAAGAAATGATCGTTTAATTAAGCTTTATAAAAAGCGTGTCGCATACATTAATAGTCTTGAAGCTCAATATGAGGGTATGAGTGATGAGGCACTTAAAGAATCTTTCTTTCAGCTTAAGCAACAAGTAGAACAAAAAGGTTTAGATGAAGTTTTAGCGCAGAGTTTTGCAATTACTAGGGAGGCCTCCAAGAGAATTTTGGGGATGCGACATTTTGATGTCCAATTGATTGGAGGAATGGTATTGCACGAGGGGAAAATTGCAGAAATGAAGACAGGAGAGGGAAAGACTTTAGTGGCAACTCTGCCTGTAGTTTTAAATGCATTACTTGGCAAGGGGATTCACGTAGTGACTGTAAATGATTATCTTGCAAATCGTGATGCTAAATTAATGGAGCCTTTGTATAATTTTTTAGGTTTTGAAGTAGGAGTTGTTACAGGGGATTTAAAGGATGATGCTCAAAGGCTAGAGGTTTATTCTAAAGATATTGTTTATGGAACAAATAATGAATTTGGTTTTGATTATTTAAGAGACAATATGAAATATGACCTGGAACAAAAAGTGCAAAAGAGTCATTATTTTGCAATTGTTGATGAAGTGGATTCTATTTTAATTGATGAAGCGCGAACTCCACTGATTATTTCAGGACCTGTAAATCGTCAAATGGAAAATTATCAGAGGGCTGATAGTGTTGCGTGCAAACTAAAGATTGATACTGATTTTACTATTGATGAAAAAAATCGCATTGTTTTGCTTACAGAAGAGGGAATAAAAAAAGCAGAGCAGTTATTTGGTGTAGATAATCTCTATAGTTTAGAAAATGCTGCTTTGTCACATCATTTAGATCAGGCTTTAAAGGCAAATTATCTTTTTTTCAAGGATAAAGATTATGTTATTTTAAATGATGAAGTTGTTATTGTAGATGAATTTACTGGTAGATTGAGTGAGGGGAGAAGATTTTCAGAGGGATTGCATCAGGCATTAGAGGCAAAAGAGGGGGTGAAGATAAAAGAAGAGAGCCAGACTCTAGCAGATATTACTTTTCAAAATTATTTTAGACTTTATGAAAAGTTAGCCGGAATGACAGGAACCGCACAAACTGAGGCTACAGAATTTTTGCAAATTTATAATCTTGAGGTTGTTTCAATTCCTACAAACTTACCAATTCAAAGAAAAGATCTTAATGATTTGGTTTATAAAAGTGAGGCAGAGAAATTTGATGCTGTAGTCTCAAAAATTGTAGAGTTACACACCAAGGGGCAACCTGTTTTGGTAGGAACAGCAAGTATTGAAAAAAGTGAGATATTGCATTCTTTATTGCAAAAAAAGAGAATCCCACATACTGTGTTGAATGCAAAGCAACATACAAAAGAAGCAGAGATCATCAAAGATGCTGGTAAAAAAGGGGCTGTTACTATCGCTACAAATATGGCAGGTAGGGGTGTAGATATTAAGCTTGATGATGAAATAAAGGCAATGGGGGGGCTATATATCATTGGGACAGAGAGACATGAGAGTAGGCGTATTGATAATCAGTTGCGAGGTAGGAGTGGTAGACAGGGGGATCCTGGAACAAGTCAATTTTATTTAAGCTTAGAGGATTCTTTACTTAGAATCTTTGGAAGCGATAAGATTAAAAATATTATGGAAAAATTGGGATTAAAGAATGGAGAGCATATAGAATCTGGACTTGTCACAAGATCTGTTGAAAGTGCTCAAAAGAAAGTAGAAAATTTGCATTTTGAATCTAGAAAGCATCTCTTAGAATATGATGATGTGGCAAATGAGCAAAGAAAGACAGTTTATAAATTTCGTAATGAGCTTTTAGACTCACAATATGATATTGCCAAAAGAATTGAAGAAAATCGTGTAATCGCACTTACAAGTATTTTCTCAAGATTGCAGATTATCAAAGAGGATCTGATAAACCTTGATTTAGATGCATTGATTGAGGGGATTAAAGAGAGCTTTAACTATACTCTCCAAAAAGAAGAACTGCAGGACCAAGATTATAATTTATTGTTAGAAAAAGTAAATGAGATACTTCAAAAAAATTATGAAGAAAAAATGAGTGTTTTATCTAAAGAGCAACGCAGTGAAATTGAAAGAATTGTCTATCTTCAGGTGCTAGATAATGCTTGGAGAGAACATCTTTATACAATGGATAATTTAAAAACAGGAATTGGACTAAGGGGTTATAATCAAAAAGATCCTTTAGTGGAGTATAAAAAAGAGAGTTATAATCTATTCTTAGAGTTGATTGATTCTGTTAAGATTGAAGCGATAAAGACCTTGCATATCATTCAGTTTCAGCAAGAGCAGGTTGAAAGGCAAGCTCAAGAAATTAGAAACGAATTAAATGATGAGAATCAAATAAGTTGGGGTAATACCGGAGCTTTAGGAGAGAAAAAATTAGCTAGAAATGATCCTTGCCCTTGTGGAAGTGGGAAAAAATATAAACAATGCCATGGAAAAAGTGGACCCAAAAAAGGACTTCTAGCAAAAAATGCATAA
- the lolA gene encoding LolA-like outer membrane lipoprotein chaperone, with protein sequence MTKKLLLYFSTLLLLLGWGENIKSIKADFIQTTYQNDEKIIYSGKLFAINPNLAKWVYTSPIKKEIYLNGNNVIIFEPLLEQATISHIAQQVDFFSIVTSAKVGEDGNYHTRIGNTDYTLILRNNLPYQILYKDDFQNSIEISLEQVKINISLDKKIFDFTPNEHIDIIRQ encoded by the coding sequence ATGACAAAAAAGCTACTGCTTTATTTTTCCACTCTATTATTACTTCTTGGTTGGGGTGAAAACATAAAAAGTATAAAGGCTGATTTTATTCAAACAACATATCAAAATGATGAAAAAATTATCTACTCAGGAAAACTCTTTGCCATAAATCCTAATTTAGCAAAATGGGTCTATACCAGCCCCATTAAAAAAGAAATTTATCTAAATGGTAATAATGTGATTATTTTTGAACCTTTATTAGAACAAGCTACAATTTCTCATATTGCACAACAGGTAGATTTTTTTAGCATTGTCACTTCTGCAAAAGTTGGTGAGGATGGAAACTATCATACAAGAATTGGCAATACAGACTACACATTAATTCTAAGAAACAATCTCCCTTATCAGATTTTATATAAGGATGATTTTCAAAATTCCATTGAGATCAGTCTAGAACAAGTAAAAATCAATATTTCACTTGATAAAAAAATCTTTGATTTCACACCTAATGAGCATATTGACATTATAAGACAATGA